In the Rhododendron vialii isolate Sample 1 chromosome 2a, ASM3025357v1 genome, TAATCTCTCAAGTGAGCGAACAAAATTGAACGTACAAATTACTCATTATCATATCCTTATCCAATTTCCATAAATGACTCAACAGTCCCAGAAGTACCTGCAAATTACTCATTATCATCCTTGCACCATTTGCAGGCAGGAACAAAATGTGGGAATATATAATCATGCAGAATTGTCTCTACTTGCACTCAAAAACCTAACCCTAGAGATCGAAATTCCCCAAACAGGATTCAAAGGGTACCCTTCCATATTCCACAGCTTTTAGCCCATTTCCAAGTAAAATTGTGACAAGTCAGTGAGACAGAGACATGAATCATTAATAAATACCAACATCAAAAAGAGACCCCACACAGTACACCTTCATTCATACATAATAATGCAGTTattcttaccaaaaaaaaatacactataCTCCAATAATATAGATAGGATTTAGGAAACCCTACTCTACTATATATGCTCCCTTTTTGCAATCTTATTAATTGTTGTAGTCCAtaactaagagcatccacaacaCACTTGTTACTTCTCCTCCGGCGCTATAATAATAAAGAGCCAAAGACGGAAATGGTGGAGGCATCAGCCTCGCCTCCCCTGCGCTTCAAAATAACATTTCTACAGTTCCACGCGAAAGAAGATGAGTAACTGTTCCAATCTTAATTAAACATTAATTTAATGATATCATTTCAAACTTTCTTCAAATCTTAAGCTCCCGCACCTCCAAAGATAGGTCATGTTTGCTACGGGCAAGAAAAGCTTGatatttttgattttgcaaagCCCATTATAGATcctacaaaaatgattcaaaccgcaagtcattcttaaaatattttttttgggttcctaAAAAAATGAGCTCAATTCGATATTGGTAAGGGTTGTTTCATATTTTGTAAGACGCCCTACGGATtctgaaaagccctacaaattttgaaataaccCTTAttaatatcggattgagctaatttttttcaagaataaaaaacattttaagaatgacttgcagtttgaatcatctttgtaggactCGTAATGAGCActacaaaaataatcaatttctTGCCCATTTGTTGTGCCCCAAACAGGGCCATTGGCaagaaatatttaattgagaagaTAGTGAGAGtagataatatttttaataggaTAACTTTAATataaagagtctgatgcagtaaatattttaaaattgagtagttaaagtaataaagtgagtTTTTAATGTGTAATTTGCTCCAAAATTTAAAGAGTgtaatgtggatgctctaacaccACAAACTTCGCCAGTGCTCTAGTCCAAGTGGTCGTGTTGAGGGTCTTATATTTAATATAAGGAGCTAGATGTAGTAGACATTTTAAAGTTGAGTagttaaagtaataaagtgagtttttaaggtgtaatttgatccaaaatttaaaaagtgtaatgtggatgctctaacaccACAAACTCCGCCAGTGCTCTAGTCCAAGTGGTCCAGTTGAGGGTCTGATATTTAATATAAAAAGCCTGATATAGTAAACATTTTAAAATTGAGTAGTTAAAATAATAAAGTGAatttttaaggtgtaatttgatccaaaatttaATAAGTATGCTGACACTCTAACACCACAAACTTTGCTAGTGCTCTAGTCCAAGTGGTCGTGTTGAAGGTCTTATATTTATTGCCCGTGACAAAGATTTCAGGCTAGATTAGATgaaaaaaggaaattaattattCTGCTCCAGTGACTTGCTAATCAATCATGCACTGACATGTCGAAGCAATCAttgtggcacaaaaaaaaaccattggTCAAGTAACAAAAATACTATTCCTTCCGTCCCACTTTATTatgcttgtattttttttttgcatttcacaaaaaattgtccatatctcataatttataatattgtttatgattttaaaaattttgtttaaaaaaattaattgagatctatcaaataagacaAATATTGAatgtataaaatattatagattaagGTCTCGttccagaaattttcttaaaaaataagcagcttatttcatatttttaaactcaaaaataatgtaaatgaaaaataatttttttttgcaccgcataaaagattttgatgagatctatcaaataagatctatattggtagaaaaattatttgtgtaaacacattattttttagtttgaaattgccttcttaaaaaataagtacttatttaaggtTGCGGAATGGAGTCTAAGAGAtattgacaattttttgagatgtctaaaaaaaggaaaaaggcaCAACAAAGTGGGACAGAAAGAGCATGAGAAGAAGTGTAATTGTCGGGAAAAAATGCCAATCAAAAGAAGttgtcgaaaaaaaaaaagtaattaatttggTGACGGATATTGCAATAACTCGCAATTTAACACCATAAAAGTCATATAATTAACTTTGTTTTGAAACATGGTACATCTCTATCCTTATCTTTTgcattattttataatattgGTGATTGTGATACTGATCATATAAATAATTTAttggtggtgatgatgatgatgatggccGGGGAGTAATAATTTTTCACACTTTGAAACTTTTCAGGGTGAAAACAAATTCTAGAATAATGGAATCTGATTAGGCTAAGTCAAATCATGTTTAAAAATAGCACCAAAGACCATTTGGTGGTACTGTTGATTTGATGGATTAATTTGAATTTAGTAGATAGCAGcccttgcttcttcttttttctcagcTAAACGAAGATTTATTGACTCGaaaaagggtacatcgagtgGGGAACTCCCTAAGCACAGACGCTTAACAAGAAAAGAATACAAAAACTGAAAGACAAAGAAAAACCATCCAACAGATAATTGAACAGCACcactcctccaaaaaaaataaaaataaaaagaattacaTTTTCACCTTCCTTGTTCCATCGAGATAACCCTAAAATTTTCCACCGAATACATTTTAATATCAAACTTCACATTAACCCACATTGCTACTCTAGTCTTAATCAGCAGCCCTTGCTTTAGATactaatattattattatattactAATCAATAAATTAAGGACTCGTGTTTAATACCAACGGATTCCTTGACTAGTTGCACCGACACACGGTATCATATGATTTGGTATTGTGATCCAAGTGAATGAAAACAATCATGCACAAACAAAATGTTTTGTAAACCAAACCTTTCGTTTTAAAATTAATGACCTATCgatattaactttttttttttttttttagaaagtctacagttaccgatcgggaaatcccgatcggaatcccgacgccctgTTGGGcactctccggccaccggatggccgatccgatccgtccaataattctaaaagaaaaaaccGAGAGGGCTAAtgcgagaataaatggcatccgacgtgtgtaagtggccgatccaagcactcctttttcggccgatccaaacactccgtttttggccgatccgaacacaaaaatggagtgcttggatcggccacttacacatgtcggatgccgtttattcccgcgagagcccactcggtttttttttttagaattattggacggattggatcggccgtccggtggccggagcgtGCCCAGCGAGGTAttgggattccgatcgggatttcccaATCGATAACTGTAgacttactctttttttttttagttacaACTAAAAGTGCAGTATGTCAtatcattttgtaaaaagattTCGCACAGACAATATAAAAGAGTAAGGCCCCCTTTTtgataaagtttttattttttaaatacttattttttattttacgagacagatcattcttttACAATAAATCatctttgattaaaaaataagtgcttatttgaaaaataagtatttattttccttagcagaacgggacctaaatgttttttcttttgcggCAAAGTTCACTTCGACTCCTGTGGTTTAGCTCATGTGCGGATACACTCCTATGATTGAAATATATTCACATAACACCCTGCGATTTGTAAAAATGTGCAGATGGACCCAGTTCCATCTATTTTAACGAAAGTGTATCACATGCCttttgaatttaatcaaaatctaatccgagccattcataATGCATTAATCAAAGAATAGAGCATcgttgtaaaaaatcaacttgatcagaCATCAATAACTTAATGATCTAATTCTTGTTAATATGAGTGGTAAATTTAATTTGACAATTTACCTCATACTAATTTCGATTCGACTATgaggttttcatttttgatCGACTTGAATTTCGGTACGGATGTAGTACTCGTTaaactctacaatatcaacAGTTCAGATCCAATTTTTGGTACACGAAATAGATTGGTTTGattcaaggaagaagatgaatcAAGGAAGACGATGATCGTATATTAGACTTCTAATGCGCGTTCTTTACTCTTGACATTAATATGGACGAAATTTGGTTCATCTATACATTTTCACAAATCACAGGACACTTTTTAATCATAGGGGGTATATCCACATACGACCCAAACCACAGGGGATCAAAGTGAACTTTgccattttcttttccaattgtAGTTCTCATTTACATGAATAATCTTTGTGATATTAAATTCTtcttttgtcgataaaaaaatatatgaaagaagagtaaataaacaattttgtaCAGAATAATGTGGGACACGAAATAGAATTCCAGTCAAAAGTCTCAtaattataaaacaaaaaacaaaccaatgCAGCATAACTATGGATAGAATTATATGcttcttcttcaaaaaaaaaaaattggatagaATTATATGCACAAGCAAACAGTTTTGTGTGGCTAGCTAATTTCCCTTTTTCCTAATCCTATTGATCATGACTCGTCCAATAATTTCAGGTCCTAATTAAAAAATGGTTAGTGCTAATAATATATTATTAAAAatggaaagaagaaaatgaatgaatgagtgatgagagagagaagaaggaaaaggagaacAAAAGCACCCTCCATTGGGCCCCATACCATGTCTCCTCAATAGACTCAAAGATGTGATCTCAATCTTTCTCCACTACACTACCCATTTTCTCCCACCTCcccctccccttttttttcctctcaaaaatacacaaaaacctgTTCACCTCTCCTTTTGCAACAATCATGTCAACTGAAATAGTAAAAAACTCCATCGGCGAATCATCGCGATCCGTCGGCGGTGATATTCCCCATGCAGTATCAGCTCCTTTGAGCCGGTACGAATCCCAAAAACGCAGAGACTGGAACACTTTCGGCCAGTACTTGAAAAACCAGAGGCCACCGGTTTCACTATCCCAGTGCAATTGTAACCACGTCCTGGATTTCCTGCGGTACCTGGACCAGTTTGGAAAAACCAAGGTTCACACCAACGGCTGCGTGTTTTTCGGGCAACCGGACCCACCTGCCCCGTGCACTTGCCCTCTGCGGCAAGCGTGGGGGAGCCTCGACGCGCTGATTGGACGGCTGAGAGCGGCCTATGAAGAGCACGGTGGGTCATCGGAGACGAACCCGTTCGGGAACGGAGCTATTCGGGTTTATTTACGAGAAGTGAAGGAGTGTCAAGCTAAGGCTAGGGGTATTCCgtacaagaagaaaaagaagaagaagaatcagatCATtaaagggattgataatgaacTCAAGGCTTCAAAGCAGCCCATTTGATggtaattttactactatatatgttttgatttgaaattactAGTATTTCCGATATCCCTATAAATTTAGATTCAAATATTCGttggaagaaaaataattctGATTATATATGGACCGACAGAATATTACCATTTAGACGGTAATTTTAGGTGTGAGGATATATTGACCAAGTGATTAAACATGAATTTGAGTGATCTAGCATCCTTATTTCATAAGAAACCTAAACCGATATGGCTCCGAAACCCTAATTTGCTTAGTGATATTTAGACTGTGTGTAAGATTATTcattcaatctctctctctctctctctctctctctctctctctctctcaagattattcattcattcattctctctctctctctctctctctctctctctctctctctctctctcgtacagTATCATCCAAAACACTGCTTGATATTAATTTATTTGTTGCCTAATTTAAAAATTCCAGCTTATaccttttcaatatttttttgggtcttcttGGATTCTGCATGATTTCGTGGCCCCCATGAATGGCCATTGAATACAAGGTATTTTTGCATGTGATATacgtattaattaattaagatggAGAGTAATTACATATATGGTACAAAGTCTCTCCGAATTCCCTACATTCCCGTACTGTAAAATGGCCTTTGGGTTTCCTAGCTACTAAAAATATTCAAATCCTTATTAGTTGCGTAATGTTTTGTTGTGTTAAAACTCTGTTTGGTTATTTTGAacaaatgaataatttttttttcaatcagcAAGGTAATTTATATAGTAATTACCTTGTCTATTGGCATGCAGTGCCGTCGTATTTGTCGCCAATAGTTTGTCCTAAGAATCTAATGCTTGATTGTATGTGTATGTTGAACATTGTTGTAAAACGAGTACGacaaaaatttgtgtttttttttaaaaaaaaaaattcacagatAGAAAATTCATCATTTTGGAGTTTTCGCAATCTTGGAAAGGGCTTCTTAGATAACACATTTCACGTTTATCTGAATTTTCTTGGACGGCATAAGGTTGATTATGTGGATCAATATATAATTTGATTGAAAGTGAGATTTCAGTACAATTAATCTATTGGACACATTAGTCGTGCTCTAGCTACTCAGCTCTCCTCTGTCTTTACAtttaatttcaaatcaaaaggaACACGCTTAAGAATTTTGATCTGGAGAGAATATTGTGGCACTGCAAATATGTCTTATTTTATCATTCGACTCTCCTCTACCCTAAAAAACTCCTCTTCCTACCTTGAAGAGTGTAAATGGAATTTGGCTAATTCTCCTCCAACGTTTGGGTCTCGGGTAACTTTAGGTTAGTAATTTTTCCTTTCGCCTTTCCCTTgtccatttaatctttgtaacctttcaaaaattaataaaattcttttgctgcaaaattttttttttctcctccattCATAGCTGTAAGAGTTTGTCCCTCCTTGATTGATTATCACTTTCAAATTTGACATATAAGTTTGAGCCACCTTTCTACCCATTGCATGTTAATTTATTTTGGATCTAAAGTAGGCTTGTGAAATATTTTTAGGACTACGTTTTATAGTGCTgctttttcatctttatttgtGTCATACATGtaccttttttaaaaaataaaatgtttaacTATTTACCTAGATCTACGCGTGCAATTCATGCCAATGAAAAAGTGTCAGAGTTTGTTTCGCGTCGATTAGTTATGACCTCTAATCTTCAATGTGCCCAGTAAGCCGTCCTCTCTACTCATTGCGGTTGTACTTTAGGGACTACTTCCAGGACTAGTTTTCTCCTTCTTATCACGTCGATTAGACATGCCTAGTAACCTAGTTTACTACTTCTTCCACATTAGGGACTATTTCCAGGGCTAGTCATTGTTGGTTTCATCTAGGCACTACCGACTATTGAACAGTTAATCCAGTACTGTGACAAATTAATGTCGTTTTAATTTTGCtgttatatgtatttttttcttgcCCATAGACAAAAAGCAGAAAGAAGCTATCTATTTGATAAATATATGATTTTGTTATAGGTCAGATTCCATTCAGATTCTAGGAATGTTCAATGTTTTGCAATGTTCAACAAGAGAAATTCTGTAAcacacactccacacaatgtGCATGCATCCTCTTTAATTGCGTGTATATCTATATACGacattggaaaataaatttattcCTCGGATATTCATTTCCGAACATTGTTATAGAGATTCCGGACATTTAGACACACATTTAGTCATTTATCACATCAACCTCGAATTCATAACATCTATATgttgggagtttttttttttgctcggcaaaaggagATTTTATTaactcgaaaggggtacatcgaggaaaaCTCGCTAAGCACTCAAGCTTAGAACaaggagaaaacaaagaaactgTCCAACTGAAAGTTGAACCGCAGCACCCACACAAAATCAATTACACTTTGACCTTCCTCATACCATTAAGATAacccttaaaatcctccaccgagTATACTTTAATATCAAACTTCACCTTAACCCACATTGCTACCCTGGTTTTAATTAACTCCCCAAGATCCTCCACCCGCCATGACGCATTGTTGAATACAATATCATTCCTTACCAACCATAACGACCAAGTCGTGGCATGGAAGGTTGTTTCCCATAAAAACTTCTCTAGATTTTTAAAACCCATACCGAGCCACCAAGTAAACAAATCTAACAGGGAGGCAGGGCACACCCACTggacatgccaccaatccaaaatcaaagACCAAACGTCCCAAGAAAATTGGCAATGTAAGAATAGGTGCTCCGGCGATTCCAAGTGTAATGAGCAGCGAGGGCACATAGCCGATTGCCCCTCAGGAATCAAGTTTCTATAGAGAAGTACCGTTCTCGAAGCCACTCTATCCTGAAGAGCCAACCACGAGAAAATTTCCACCTTCGGAGGGCTAATATTCTTCCAAATCGATCCCAAAACCCAGTTGCTAGCGAAGCCCAATTGCTCCCATTTATGATAGACTGATTTTACTGAAAAACAATTGTCAGAAGCCCATTTCCAACTTAACTCATCCCGTTTTGATTGATCCAACTGCACTGCTTGTAATTTCAAAAGCAAGTCTTCAAATTGTTGATCTTCCCAGGGCCGGAGCCTTCTCTGGAAAAGAATAATCCACCTTCCATCACCACTTGCATCTTTTAATTCACTGATCATCCTTTCTTTTTGAGTAGAGATTAGGAAAAGGCGAGGAAACTCCTCCTTAAGAGTTGAGTCCCCTTGCCAAACTTGATTCTAGAAGGATATCTCTTGGCCAGATTGAACCACCAACCTAAACCCCTCCTGAATAATGGAACCGATGCCCGAGGAGGTATCCCCTACCGAACAAATATCTCTCCACAAGTTTGAGACCTAACCAGAAAATGGCAAGGAAGgtaagtttttgttttggtgttttaGAAATTTTTATGCAAAGGTTCCCGATTTTAAAGAAAATTCTGCCAAGCTGACGGATcatgttatgaatttttatgcAAACGTTATAAAATTCTACAAAAAATGCAAATCTTCACTGTAGCACTTCTCTCATTTAACAATACAAGAGATATAATGTTCCATGTTCTCCCTCCTTCCGCTATTTCTTAGATTAAAATGTATACAAATTAATGTCTTCTAGCTAGTAATTATAAATAGCTGCGAGTTCATGTTTAATCCTCAAGCTTGCTTCCTCCTGTTCTCTATGTCTAGATTTCAAACTagctagtttttattttttattttttataggcaacaattttttttttgaaactagctagtttttttttttgaaatggctaaaaatttattagagaAAGTTATTGGCCACCACAAGAAAGAGTTATAGTATATATCCTCAACGAAATAGAGAGTTATTTGTTTATGGCCACAAATTGGGTTAGTCCTAGGTCCCTAGCCTTACCCTTTTCTTTGAAGAGCAATGCTATGgtgatcataatttttgagtaaCATGTGATGTGTCACCAAAATATTAGTAGAATGTATTGCACTACATGACAAATGAAGTATATTCCATCAATATATTGGTGACACGTCATTTGATTCTCAAAGATGGTCACtaaaggtttttgtttttattttttttggagaaagagTAAGAACCCAATTAATAATAGAGAGGCAGTTTATAGacatacaaacaaaaacaacagaATAAAGAGCTACAAGGGATTATATAAAATATTCCTACCTCAATCCAAAATAATGGTTTGGCAATTGATAAAGGTGTCTAACTTTTCGGGTTGATTTTACGGTTTCCTCGCCGAAGTATAGGAACAGTGTCATTTTATTCATCACAATTGATATTATGTCAATATAGTTTCTGGTGTTTAAAATGTGCGTTTAAATGATCCTCATAGCTAATTCCATTAAATGTTCTGCGAAACACAAGTGTGTTTCTAGAACTTTGCTACCCAAATAATGGTATATTCGAAATGAATACATCTTTTTTTCGTACTAATAAATTCCTCCCAAATCTCTGAAATAcagcttttttcttcttttcccacCCATCTTCCTCATACATAATCCAAACCCGTACCCAAACTCTATTTCAAGCTCCAAACGAATACAACTTCATCTCTCACCCACTTCACTCAGCACCCTCTTATGCCATTTGCCTTCATGGCAACCATAAAGTATTAGCGAAGCAACATTTTGGTACCCAATATGAAAATTGTGTTACAAAGTTTCAAAAATACCCGTGTTGAATGGAGAATACAGAGACAAAGTTAGCCATGCAGACCATTTAAATACACATTTCAAAATATCAGAGATCAAATAGAGACACAATTTACATACTAGGGACCAACTACGTACGCCAGTACTTTGGGAACAAACCGTAAACCTAAGTCCTAAAGTTTCTTCCCTACTGGTAATTTTCTGTCTCAGCCCTATTAGTTGGCCCAATGGTTGTGTAGCTATACTTAGTTGCAGCGACGTGTGGGTTCAACTCCTTTAGAGAAAATGTTGAAACTCGTGTTGATGGCTGAATTGGGGAGGGTTCGTTAGGATATATATGAATTTGTAGCTTCATCCAAAGTAGTAGTGCTTTTAGAAAGTAGCTGTGTATACTATTCTATGATTTGTTTCCGTATATaagagcctttttcttgttaatgaTATGCATGTTAGATTTACCACTGACTAGCTAGCTATGTCACTATTTTGCTCTATCTTTGTGTGGCCAGTGCGGTAGTTTATCCGGTTCTTCTCCTAGATCTATGGTTTGAGTTTGGCCAAAGCTGAACCTTCTTAACCTGAATCTGCAAGACAAACAACAGTTATTAGTGCCTAGCTGGCCGTTGACAGCCAAAAGGGACTCCTATCGAGCttcttaataatatttttgccttttcaaaatgaaaaataaaaacttgagTAGAGAGAAATATATAGAGCTCTACGTGTGATTATATGGTAATGGCGTACCTCCTAGGCCCAATGGGTGTTCAGGTTCAGAGCACTACACTTCCTAACTATGCTTTTCGCAAAATCAACAAATTTGATTTTACTTTTATCATGTTATGGGTATTGTGGAATCATCTTTATGGCCTCTTCGTTGCCAAAAACAGTGACTGTATAAAGCTAAGCTGTCTGTGGCTTTCTGGGGTTTTAATGTTTGGAATGTCTACAAAAGCTTGATGTTTTCGGCAAACTGTTGTTTGGGCTAAATGGGTTCTTTGGTTAGGCCAAACAAGTGTGTCGAATTAAgctagtttcttttcttttcttaattttttttttttagttttttatagTTGGCCAAATGTAGCTTAATAAGACCTTGGGGTTTGGCCAATGGTCCTGCAGTGCTTTTTTAGAGTATGAGGTTTAGGGTTCATCTCATATAGACATGAGGTTGGTATTCGTAGTAATCTAACAAATGATAAATCCTATCCACTGACAGACCTACAATACTTTAGGGAAGAAGTAAGGAAACCCTTGGAAAGTTAAAGTAGTTCCATTTTAGTTGCTAATGGTGCATCCATTGGGTTTGGGTGGGCATAGCATTTGTCGAGGTTTTGCGTATTGATTTAGTTGCGCTGCTTTCCTTTTACAATgatgtcttctttttcttcataatttttcaTATGTGCGGTtgtgatcttcttcttcttcttcttataatttttatttttatttttgcttaccgatcaagaaaaattatatattgcAAATGCGAATTTGTTTGCAGATCAGTTAATTAGAAGCCGGGTTTCAATCAATTCaagtgttatatatatataagaccTATTTAGATTCCCACATTTCGTTCACAAGCAAAGTGGATATAAGTACTTTGTTAGTAATGTGTTTGTCATGATGCTCAAAATGGTTGAGATCAAGGGTGTGCGGGCTTGACCTTTTCCTTTTGAGAGCTGCTATAGGTAGATACATCGTGCACATATGCATTTTGGACCCGTCTCGGTTCCtatacaaatgatccgagccgtttattatGTTCAAAATAGTTTGTTTAGGGTCCATATAAAAACTCAACTCAATCTGACATCAGTAAATGCGTTTACAAAATATCCAACTTTACTTCAGAATCCAGGCCTGAATTCTTCTAAAGCAAAGTTACATGATTTGTAAAcgtctttaccgatatcggattgagttaattttttgtaaGAACCTTAAACAAACTATTccgaacaaaatgagcggctcagATTATTTTTATAGAACCCGAAATGAATCCAA is a window encoding:
- the LOC131316539 gene encoding protein LIGHT-DEPENDENT SHORT HYPOCOTYLS 10-like, with the protein product MSTEIVKNSIGESSRSVGGDIPHAVSAPLSRYESQKRRDWNTFGQYLKNQRPPVSLSQCNCNHVLDFLRYLDQFGKTKVHTNGCVFFGQPDPPAPCTCPLRQAWGSLDALIGRLRAAYEEHGGSSETNPFGNGAIRVYLREVKECQAKARGIPYKKKKKKKNQIIKGIDNELKASKQPI